The following are encoded together in the Rhizobium brockwellii genome:
- a CDS encoding NAD(P)/FAD-dependent oxidoreductase translates to MEFDNRNAGGRRLNIAVVGTGISGLSAAWLLSHRHDVTVYEAANRIGGHSNTVEFESASGPVAVDTGFIVYNEVTYPNLAALFRLLDVPTAASDMSFAVSLNDGAFEYSGGTRLGLFAQRSNLVNARFWSMIRDLLRFYRTAPRDLAMMGNISLHDYLCRNGYGRPFRDDHLYPMAAAIWSTAAMEVGNYAAASFVKFCRNHGLLELWNRPIWRTVKGGSREYVSRIASCFADRIRLSTPVTAIRRLPGRVEVRDAGGANQVFDDVVIATHADQALRLLTDATDDERRILGAFQYSRNEAVLHGDASLMPRRRGAWSSWNYIADTEDAPAQPSITYWMNRLQPLGAAPPIFVTLNPRREPRADSVILREVYDHPVFDLGTDRAQHEVWSLQGVGNTWFCGAHFGSEFHEDGIQAGLAVAEDLGGLRRPWQVAQESARIIRKPLIRPIDVPIDGPVLA, encoded by the coding sequence ATGGAATTTGATAATCGGAACGCTGGCGGACGGCGCCTGAATATAGCCGTCGTTGGAACCGGCATTTCAGGCCTTTCGGCAGCTTGGCTTTTGTCTCACCGCCACGATGTTACTGTTTACGAGGCTGCGAACCGGATTGGTGGTCACAGCAATACGGTGGAGTTCGAGAGCGCGAGCGGGCCAGTTGCGGTTGATACTGGCTTTATCGTCTATAACGAGGTCACCTACCCGAATCTGGCAGCTTTGTTCCGCCTGCTCGACGTGCCGACGGCTGCGTCCGACATGTCATTTGCCGTCTCGCTGAACGATGGTGCCTTCGAATATTCCGGCGGCACCCGCCTCGGTTTATTTGCTCAAAGATCAAATCTCGTCAACGCGCGCTTCTGGTCGATGATACGGGATTTACTTCGCTTCTATCGCACCGCACCGCGCGATCTTGCTATGATGGGCAATATCTCGCTTCACGACTACCTGTGCCGCAACGGCTATGGTCGACCTTTCCGCGACGACCACCTCTATCCGATGGCCGCGGCAATCTGGTCGACGGCGGCCATGGAGGTGGGCAACTACGCTGCTGCCAGCTTCGTGAAATTCTGTCGCAATCACGGCCTTCTCGAACTCTGGAACCGGCCAATCTGGCGAACGGTCAAGGGTGGCAGCCGTGAATATGTGTCGCGCATTGCCAGCTGTTTCGCCGACCGGATAAGGCTTTCGACCCCGGTGACGGCCATCCGCCGGTTGCCGGGGCGAGTGGAAGTCCGGGATGCGGGGGGTGCAAACCAAGTCTTCGACGACGTCGTGATTGCCACGCACGCGGATCAGGCGCTCCGCCTGCTGACTGATGCAACGGACGACGAACGGCGCATCCTTGGTGCGTTTCAATATTCGCGCAACGAGGCCGTGCTCCACGGCGATGCCAGCCTCATGCCGAGGCGGCGCGGCGCGTGGTCAAGTTGGAATTATATCGCCGACACCGAGGATGCACCCGCACAGCCGTCGATCACCTATTGGATGAACAGGCTGCAGCCACTTGGCGCAGCGCCTCCAATATTTGTGACCCTCAATCCACGTCGCGAGCCGCGCGCTGACAGCGTTATTCTGCGTGAAGTCTACGACCACCCTGTCTTCGACCTTGGAACAGACAGAGCTCAGCACGAAGTCTGGTCGCTGCAAGGGGTAGGCAATACCTGGTTCTGCGGCGCGCATTTCGGGTCAGAGTTTCATGAAGACGGCATTCAAGCCGGGCTCGCGGTCGCTGAAGATCTCGGCGGCCTGCGCCGGCCCTGGCAGGTGGCGCAGGAAAGTGCCCGGATTATTCGCAAGCCGCTGATTAGGCCCATCGATGTTCCGATCGACGGGCCAGTGCTCGCATGA
- a CDS encoding aromatic-ring hydroxylase C-terminal domain-containing protein, whose amino-acid sequence MLDGTGVFLDASPEGAASKLVAAATQRTHCVAVDKEPWLLIRPDACIAWVEEEDSMDGLEEALGCWFKATRDDGSTVRSG is encoded by the coding sequence ATGCTGGATGGCACGGGTGTTTTTCTCGACGCCTCACCTGAGGGCGCGGCGTCCAAACTTGTTGCAGCCGCTACACAGAGGACACATTGCGTCGCCGTCGATAAAGAGCCTTGGCTGCTGATCCGTCCCGATGCCTGTATTGCTTGGGTTGAAGAGGAAGACAGCATGGACGGATTGGAGGAAGCGCTCGGCTGCTGGTTCAAGGCAACACGGGATGACGGGTCCACGGTGCGATCCGGGTAG
- a CDS encoding DUF1295 domain-containing protein: protein MDLSLLVLIAILLSLAMAIAWAIQRVTGLSGWIDTIWTAAVGVGGMTAALFSNGDVDRRIALMIIIAAWALRLGGHIGSRTRGGSEDPRYARLIAEWGDSAEWRLFLFLQIQALAAFVLMLAVYLAANNDIVFPSLHDGVAVLIAAVALVGEAIADVQLARFRKTPQAKTEVCEAGLWRYSRHPNYFFEWLFWCCWPLFAIAAPISSWLSIFAPLLMYWLLVHVSGIPPLEEHMLRSRGEKFRALQSRVNAFFPAPRRQRPQGDER from the coding sequence ATGGATTTGTCTCTTTTAGTTCTCATCGCGATCTTGTTGTCGCTTGCGATGGCCATCGCCTGGGCGATTCAGCGTGTTACGGGCTTGAGTGGCTGGATCGATACGATCTGGACCGCCGCGGTAGGCGTCGGCGGTATGACCGCGGCGCTTTTTTCGAATGGGGACGTTGATCGTCGCATCGCCCTCATGATTATCATCGCCGCCTGGGCACTGAGGCTCGGCGGCCATATCGGGTCACGTACCAGAGGCGGTAGCGAAGATCCCCGCTATGCAAGACTTATAGCGGAGTGGGGTGATAGCGCCGAATGGCGGCTATTCCTCTTTCTCCAGATCCAGGCGTTAGCGGCATTCGTGCTCATGCTGGCCGTCTATCTCGCAGCGAACAATGATATCGTGTTCCCAAGTTTGCATGATGGGGTCGCTGTCTTGATCGCTGCTGTTGCGCTGGTCGGCGAGGCGATCGCCGACGTGCAGCTGGCGCGCTTCCGGAAAACACCGCAGGCGAAGACAGAGGTCTGCGAGGCTGGCCTATGGCGCTATTCGCGCCACCCCAACTATTTCTTCGAATGGCTCTTCTGGTGTTGCTGGCCACTTTTCGCGATTGCAGCGCCAATCTCGAGCTGGCTGTCGATCTTCGCACCGCTGCTGATGTATTGGCTGCTCGTTCATGTCTCCGGCATCCCCCCGCTCGAAGAGCACATGCTGCGCTCGCGCGGCGAAAAGTTCCGCGCCCTACAGAGCCGCGTCAACGCCTTTTTCCCAGCACCTCGAAGACAGCGCCCACAAGGAGATGAGCGATGA
- a CDS encoding SAM-dependent methyltransferase: MNVMAFAIKTAERAPLNDSMTLAGIELLCNRTKRRLAATSAEAERIFVDTMGHFPVATHTDQANRQHYEVPAAFFALALGAQRKYSCCLYPTDTTTLDEAETFALAETVNHAAIEDGMSILELGCGWGSLSLYLATHFPNSRVTSVSNSASQRAYILARAETLGLINLSVITADMNHFATDQRYDRVVSVEMFEHMSNWRALLERVHRWIQPDGKLFLHIFTHKDRSYRFDRADPADWIAQHFFTGGIMPAHDLPHRFGDLFQVEMEWRWSGTHYRRTSLDWLANFDRRIDRIQPILRQIYGRDASLWQRRWRLFFLSTAGMFGHDRGDIWGVGHYLLGRTP, from the coding sequence ATGAATGTGATGGCTTTCGCTATCAAGACTGCCGAGCGAGCCCCGCTCAACGACAGCATGACGCTCGCAGGCATCGAGCTCCTCTGCAACCGCACCAAGCGCAGACTGGCGGCGACGTCAGCTGAGGCCGAGAGGATCTTTGTCGACACGATGGGGCATTTTCCGGTCGCCACGCATACTGACCAGGCCAACCGCCAACATTATGAAGTGCCGGCCGCCTTTTTCGCGCTGGCGCTCGGGGCGCAGAGAAAATACTCATGCTGTCTATACCCGACAGATACCACGACGCTTGACGAGGCCGAAACCTTTGCTCTTGCCGAGACCGTGAACCACGCCGCCATCGAAGATGGCATGAGTATTCTTGAACTCGGCTGCGGCTGGGGCTCGCTGTCGCTCTACCTCGCCACGCATTTCCCGAATTCGCGCGTCACCTCCGTATCAAACTCCGCCTCTCAGCGCGCATACATCCTTGCCCGCGCCGAAACACTCGGATTGATCAACCTGAGCGTCATCACCGCCGACATGAACCACTTTGCCACCGACCAGCGTTATGACCGCGTCGTCTCCGTGGAGATGTTCGAGCACATGTCGAACTGGCGGGCGCTTTTAGAGCGGGTGCACCGCTGGATCCAGCCTGACGGCAAGCTGTTCCTGCACATCTTCACGCACAAAGACCGATCCTATCGTTTCGACCGCGCCGACCCTGCCGATTGGATCGCCCAGCACTTCTTCACCGGCGGCATCATGCCGGCCCATGACCTGCCGCACCGTTTCGGCGATCTATTCCAAGTGGAAATGGAATGGCGCTGGTCGGGCACGCATTATCGCCGCACTTCTCTTGACTGGCTTGCCAATTTCGATCGGCGCATCGATCGCATCCAGCCAATCTTAAGGCAGATCTACGGCCGGGACGCGTCTCTATGGCAGCGCCGTTGGAGACTGTTCTTTCTTTCGACGGCTGGCATGTTCGGCCATGACAGGGGCGATATCTGGGGTGTCGGCCACTACCTTCTGGGACGAACACCATGA
- a CDS encoding DUF2177 family protein — MKTYIVAYLATLIIFVAIDFVWLGSMADRLYRPTLGEMLAPEFRLAPAVAFYLIYAAGLTFLAVRTGLMSGSVVTAALYGAAVGFTAYATYDLTNQSTLKNWSTTLTMADLLWGSALSAASAGAAFWITQRVVGTLDKM, encoded by the coding sequence GTGAAAACCTATATTGTCGCCTATCTTGCAACGCTGATCATTTTCGTCGCAATTGATTTCGTCTGGCTTGGCAGCATGGCAGATCGCCTCTATCGCCCGACTTTGGGCGAAATGCTGGCCCCTGAATTCAGGCTCGCTCCGGCCGTCGCCTTTTACCTCATCTACGCGGCCGGGCTGACGTTTCTGGCTGTCAGGACAGGCTTGATGTCAGGCTCCGTGGTCACGGCGGCTCTATACGGCGCCGCCGTTGGCTTCACAGCGTACGCAACCTACGACTTAACAAACCAGTCAACGCTTAAAAATTGGTCGACCACTTTAACGATGGCCGATTTGCTTTGGGGTAGTGCCTTATCGGCTGCTTCAGCCGGCGCGGCTTTTTGGATTACGCAGCGCGTTGTGGGAACACTGGATAAGATGTGA
- a CDS encoding sigma-70 family RNA polymerase sigma factor has product MPGLERKVGALEEEKQKLDAARINSLMSAVGKSRDIDSFEILYRHFYPRVRSYMVRLTRGNRILAEELTQETMMRVWYKAALFDSSKAQASTWIFAIARNQMIDAARKGAHPEFDVNDPAFVPDEMEAADVKIQRQQNAQELHNAMLTLKQKYVEVLRMSFFDGLTHTMIAERLNLPIGTVKSRIRLACEKLRMAIQVDAK; this is encoded by the coding sequence ATGCCGGGTTTGGAACGAAAGGTCGGCGCCTTGGAGGAAGAGAAGCAAAAATTGGATGCCGCGCGGATCAATTCATTGATGTCGGCCGTAGGAAAATCGCGCGACATCGACTCATTCGAAATTCTGTACAGGCACTTTTACCCACGCGTCCGTTCTTACATGGTCCGTCTGACGAGAGGCAATCGCATACTCGCTGAGGAACTGACTCAGGAAACCATGATGCGGGTCTGGTATAAGGCGGCGCTGTTCGATTCATCAAAAGCGCAGGCATCGACCTGGATATTTGCGATTGCGAGAAATCAAATGATCGATGCTGCCCGCAAAGGTGCCCATCCCGAATTCGACGTTAACGACCCCGCATTTGTGCCAGATGAGATGGAAGCGGCGGACGTCAAGATTCAGCGGCAACAGAACGCGCAGGAGCTGCATAATGCGATGCTCACATTGAAACAGAAGTACGTGGAGGTCCTTCGGATGTCGTTCTTCGACGGTCTGACCCACACAATGATAGCAGAAAGACTAAACCTCCCAATTGGAACGGTAAAATCGAGGATACGGCTTGCATGCGAGAAGTTGCGGATGGCGATTCAGGTCGATGCCAAATGA
- a CDS encoding NAD(P)/FAD-dependent oxidoreductase, whose amino-acid sequence MPAPLNRIDTTPELPSNADVVVIGGGIVGVFAAYYLARRGLKVVLVEKGLIGAEQSSRNWGWCRQQNRDARELPMSTKSLDLWERFAIETGEDTGFRRCGLFYLSNSDEELSGWARWRDFARSVGVTTHMLSSAEATERGHATGTSWKGGVFSPTDGTADPASAAPAVARAILKLGGTVHQSCAARGLDVEGGRLSGVVTEHGTIRTKIAVLAGGAWASSFCRQFGIRFPQASIRSSILSVSPGASSLPDALHTSAVSVTRRRDGGHTLAISGRARVDPTPQQFRFARQFLPMFARRWRSLAPGGLEGFRSGHESLARWRLDRPTPMERMRILDPTVDEATIALTHARALELLPALKKTAISATWAGYIDSTPDGVPGIGEIAALPGFILAAGFSGHGFGIGPGAGHLIADIVTGDEPIVDPRPYHPDRFGGSAWGKVADF is encoded by the coding sequence ATGCCCGCACCGCTCAATCGCATCGACACCACGCCGGAACTGCCTTCCAATGCTGATGTCGTGGTCATCGGCGGCGGCATCGTCGGCGTTTTCGCGGCCTATTATCTCGCCCGGCGCGGATTGAAGGTCGTCCTCGTCGAGAAGGGCCTGATCGGCGCTGAGCAATCAAGCCGCAACTGGGGCTGGTGTCGCCAGCAGAACCGCGACGCGCGCGAATTGCCGATGTCGACGAAGAGCCTCGACCTGTGGGAGCGCTTCGCCATTGAGACCGGGGAGGACACCGGCTTCCGTCGATGCGGCCTCTTTTATCTCAGCAATAGCGACGAGGAACTGTCCGGCTGGGCCCGTTGGCGCGATTTCGCCCGCTCGGTCGGCGTCACGACGCATATGCTGAGCAGCGCCGAGGCAACCGAACGCGGGCATGCCACCGGCACATCATGGAAAGGCGGGGTCTTTTCGCCGACCGACGGCACCGCCGATCCGGCGAGCGCTGCGCCGGCCGTCGCCCGTGCGATCCTGAAACTCGGCGGCACGGTGCATCAGTCGTGCGCGGCTCGCGGCCTCGACGTCGAAGGCGGCCGGCTCTCGGGTGTCGTCACCGAGCATGGTACAATCCGGACAAAGATCGCGGTGCTCGCCGGTGGGGCCTGGGCCTCCTCCTTCTGCCGCCAGTTCGGCATTCGATTTCCGCAAGCCTCGATTCGCTCCTCGATCCTATCCGTATCTCCAGGCGCAAGCAGCCTGCCGGATGCGCTGCACACATCAGCCGTTTCGGTGACGCGACGCCGCGATGGCGGCCACACACTGGCGATCAGCGGCCGCGCACGCGTCGATCCGACGCCACAGCAGTTCCGCTTCGCGCGGCAGTTCCTGCCGATGTTTGCCCGGCGCTGGCGCAGTCTCGCACCAGGCGGGCTGGAGGGCTTTCGCTCCGGCCACGAATCTCTGGCACGCTGGCGGCTCGACAGGCCGACGCCGATGGAGCGCATGCGCATCCTCGACCCGACGGTCGACGAGGCCACCATCGCCCTCACCCATGCGCGGGCGCTCGAGCTTCTGCCCGCCTTGAAGAAGACCGCCATCAGCGCGACCTGGGCGGGCTATATCGACAGCACGCCCGACGGCGTGCCGGGGATCGGCGAGATCGCCGCCTTGCCCGGTTTCATCCTCGCTGCCGGCTTCAGCGGCCACGGCTTCGGCATCGGGCCGGGCGCCGGCCATCTGATTGCCGATATCGTCACCGGCGATGAGCCGATCGTCGACCCCAGGCCCTACCACCCCGACCGGTTCGGGGGATCCGCCTGGGGCAAAGTGGCCGATTTTTGA
- a CDS encoding DUF2147 domain-containing protein encodes MNPMMPMVAVLAIGAASMAGAADINGQWARGDGNAKVKIAPCGSDLCAVNTWIKPGTPKEKEGDKLVMSIRPDAEGSYSGTAFDPQRDMSYKLTVTVDGNKMTTKGCVVAGLLCKAIDWTRID; translated from the coding sequence ATGAACCCGATGATGCCGATGGTTGCAGTTTTAGCTATTGGAGCTGCAAGCATGGCGGGGGCTGCTGACATCAACGGTCAGTGGGCGCGAGGAGACGGAAATGCAAAGGTGAAGATCGCACCGTGCGGTTCGGATCTCTGCGCGGTCAACACCTGGATCAAGCCGGGGACGCCGAAGGAGAAGGAAGGCGACAAGCTTGTGATGTCGATAAGACCAGACGCCGAGGGTAGCTATTCGGGCACTGCTTTCGATCCGCAACGTGACATGAGCTACAAGCTGACGGTCACCGTCGACGGCAACAAGATGACCACGAAAGGCTGTGTGGTCGCCGGTTTGCTTTGCAAAGCTATCGACTGGACGCGCATTGACTGA
- a CDS encoding ChrR family anti-sigma-E factor, translated as MIEHHLDDDMLLHYSAGTLAEGWSVAVATHLALCPSCRANLAMLENVGGYFLESQDAGKDDVTASWQSLRARIEAGEIEKVVPIKKHTTANNTYPEPLRSYIEQAGGLKWRRLGRGAAQMIIPTDDNTTTVRLLKIPAGQPVPEHSHEGSELTLVLDGSFSDEVSTFARGDVEMADGDLMHQPRASAGKDCICLAVTDAPLRFKSRFVRWLQPLLGI; from the coding sequence ATGATTGAACATCATCTGGACGACGATATGCTCCTCCACTACTCCGCCGGGACTCTGGCGGAGGGTTGGAGCGTCGCAGTTGCGACCCACCTCGCACTTTGCCCGTCATGCCGCGCGAATCTTGCGATGCTCGAAAACGTGGGGGGCTACTTTCTTGAATCCCAAGACGCGGGCAAAGACGATGTGACAGCAAGTTGGCAAAGCCTCCGAGCGCGGATTGAAGCTGGTGAGATCGAGAAAGTCGTGCCTATCAAGAAGCACACGACCGCCAACAACACTTACCCCGAGCCCCTGAGGTCTTATATCGAGCAAGCTGGCGGGTTGAAGTGGCGCAGACTGGGCCGCGGCGCAGCGCAGATGATTATACCGACCGACGACAATACGACGACCGTTCGATTGCTGAAGATTCCTGCCGGTCAGCCCGTTCCGGAACATTCCCACGAGGGCTCTGAACTGACGCTTGTTCTCGATGGCAGCTTCAGCGATGAAGTCTCGACGTTCGCGCGAGGCGACGTCGAAATGGCAGATGGCGATCTCATGCATCAGCCACGAGCCAGCGCCGGAAAAGACTGCATATGTCTTGCCGTCACTGACGCGCCTCTGCGCTTTAAAAGCAGGTTTGTGCGCTGGCTGCAACCTTTGTTGGGCATCTGA
- a CDS encoding Lrp/AsnC family transcriptional regulator produces MKLDRIDVKILYELQKNGRVTNVELAELVNLSPSPCLMRVKKLQSEGYIEGYSAQINVSKLGQTLTVFTEITLKNHRQIDFARFLAAIEKVDQVIECHLVSGGYDYMLKFVTAGIDEYQTIMERLTDMDVGIDKYFSFVVLKSPIIKAHMPLTTLFPH; encoded by the coding sequence ATGAAACTCGACCGGATCGACGTAAAAATTCTCTACGAACTGCAGAAGAATGGCCGCGTCACGAATGTGGAACTCGCCGAACTGGTCAATCTGTCGCCAAGCCCCTGCCTGATGCGAGTGAAGAAGCTGCAGTCGGAGGGCTACATCGAAGGTTATTCGGCTCAGATCAACGTCAGCAAACTCGGACAGACGCTGACAGTGTTCACCGAGATCACCCTGAAGAACCACCGGCAGATCGACTTCGCCCGCTTCCTGGCGGCGATCGAAAAAGTCGATCAGGTGATCGAATGCCACCTGGTTTCGGGCGGCTACGATTATATGCTGAAATTCGTCACCGCCGGCATCGACGAATACCAGACGATCATGGAGCGGCTCACCGATATGGACGTCGGCATCGACAAATATTTCAGCTTCGTCGTCCTGAAATCGCCGATCATCAAGGCCCACATGCCGCTGACCACCCTATTTCCGCATTAG